A single genomic interval of Lepisosteus oculatus isolate fLepOcu1 chromosome 12, fLepOcu1.hap2, whole genome shotgun sequence harbors:
- the tmem150b gene encoding modulator of macroautophagy TMEM150B isoform X1 — MPPDRRGAAYRPGSTGSDRARMWAWALLPIAMAMLGTVGFWAVFGMAVSNGSVNLTREFPYISTCGTYNPQSCIFAQVLNLGSLMVVWIVLIRYQQIKDYGQSSRVNVAGLVLGFGCALGCSFVGNFQQSVLMGAHLFGAFLAFFVGLAYFWVQAYLTYTVAPRHGGRWIGPARVGLCSACTVLIVGMSVLHKQQYRSAAAGCEWAAAMTFFLLFALFAVEFRHVDCHRYHVQKRAVPAGGAKPAEVASQAQAP; from the exons ATGCCACCGGACAGGCGCGGCGCAGCCTATAGGCCAGGAAGTACG ggTTCCGATCGGGCCAGGATGTGGGCCTGGGCGCTGCTCCCAATCGCCATGGCAATGCTGGGGACTGTGGGATTCTGGGCGGT gttcGGGATGGCGGTGTCCAACGGGTCTGTCAATCTCACACGGGAGTTCCCCTACATCAG tACGTGTGGCACCTACAATCCCCAGAGCTGCATCTTCGCACAGGTGCTCAACCTGGGCTCTCTCATGG TGGTGTGGATAGTTCTGATCCGCTACCAGCAGATTAAGGACTATGGGCAGAGCTCCCGGGTCAACGTGGCCGGTCTGGTGCTGGGTTTCGGCTGCGCGCTGGGCTGCTCCTTCGTGGGCAACTTCCAG CAATCCGTGCTGATGGGCGCCCACCTGTTCGGGGCCTTCCTGGCGTTCTTCGTGGGCCTGGCCTATTTCTGGGTGCAGGCGTACCTCACCTACACGGTGGCGCCCCGCCACGGGGGGCGCTGGATCGGCCCGGCCCGCGTCGGCCTCTGCAGCGCCTGCACCGTCCTCATCGTCGGCA TGTCCGTGCTCCACAAGCAGCAGTACCGGTCCGCGGCGGCCGGGTGCGAGTGGGCGGCGGCCATGACCTTCTTCCTGCTCTTCGCGCTCTTCGCCGTGGAGTTCCGCCACGTCGACTGCCACCGGTACCACGTCCAGAAGCGGGCCGTGCCAGCGGGCGGCGCCAAGCCCGCGGAGGTGGCCTCCCAGGCCCAGGCACCCTGA
- the tmem150b gene encoding modulator of macroautophagy TMEM150B isoform X2 — MWAWALLPIAMAMLGTVGFWAVFGMAVSNGSVNLTREFPYISTCGTYNPQSCIFAQVLNLGSLMVVWIVLIRYQQIKDYGQSSRVNVAGLVLGFGCALGCSFVGNFQQSVLMGAHLFGAFLAFFVGLAYFWVQAYLTYTVAPRHGGRWIGPARVGLCSACTVLIVGMSVLHKQQYRSAAAGCEWAAAMTFFLLFALFAVEFRHVDCHRYHVQKRAVPAGGAKPAEVASQAQAP, encoded by the exons ATGTGGGCCTGGGCGCTGCTCCCAATCGCCATGGCAATGCTGGGGACTGTGGGATTCTGGGCGGT gttcGGGATGGCGGTGTCCAACGGGTCTGTCAATCTCACACGGGAGTTCCCCTACATCAG tACGTGTGGCACCTACAATCCCCAGAGCTGCATCTTCGCACAGGTGCTCAACCTGGGCTCTCTCATGG TGGTGTGGATAGTTCTGATCCGCTACCAGCAGATTAAGGACTATGGGCAGAGCTCCCGGGTCAACGTGGCCGGTCTGGTGCTGGGTTTCGGCTGCGCGCTGGGCTGCTCCTTCGTGGGCAACTTCCAG CAATCCGTGCTGATGGGCGCCCACCTGTTCGGGGCCTTCCTGGCGTTCTTCGTGGGCCTGGCCTATTTCTGGGTGCAGGCGTACCTCACCTACACGGTGGCGCCCCGCCACGGGGGGCGCTGGATCGGCCCGGCCCGCGTCGGCCTCTGCAGCGCCTGCACCGTCCTCATCGTCGGCA TGTCCGTGCTCCACAAGCAGCAGTACCGGTCCGCGGCGGCCGGGTGCGAGTGGGCGGCGGCCATGACCTTCTTCCTGCTCTTCGCGCTCTTCGCCGTGGAGTTCCGCCACGTCGACTGCCACCGGTACCACGTCCAGAAGCGGGCCGTGCCAGCGGGCGGCGCCAAGCCCGCGGAGGTGGCCTCCCAGGCCCAGGCACCCTGA
- the LOC107078862 gene encoding SUN domain-containing protein 2-like isoform X2, which produces MNRRSRRLVDGGYYQPEDDGASTSSTGSVNGGQISYRESPVRIFKKKVAGRRQVSSSCCLAHENASSESLGSYASEEPIRAEEYWGIAPSLRALSSSSRASSRSKFSSPGPDSQPGFSSRFSAADGHGNSSGYSSSEEGCCGPAQPHPDTEPQLGVKDLLLSPGRALAMLYWWLGTAWYSLTTGASLLDVFLLTRHTGTVKKTIALLLLLVLLALGAWYWYPFLALSSGGTALRSPRPVDPVDSPAGVGAIQDAGVLARLSALEGELEVMKRESEREGPRGAGGAQQISAAVLQSTLAEREESWREERERVQKEIAQLKQDGETIRKETVGNLQRLSERVQAEVSDLKSSLKSWQSEDSARALEKLARLEQELTALQTDLTTLHTEQRTLRDRLDNLDAFKTQMRSELAEWLAQYLSSPPDGAVPVVLRPELQEALQRLEEKILAKMSQGRGGEGAWASVGETLKGEGVGEVTLQDVHRIVRRALALYRADGIGLADYALESAGASVVNTRCSETYETKTALLSLFGIPMWYHSQSPRTIIQPDVNPGNCWAFRGSHGFAVIQLSTPIRPTAVSLEHIPKVLSPSGRIDSAPRDFTVYGMDDEKQEEGTLLGKFTYDQDGDSIQTFTLPGPAPEAYPLVELRVLSNWGHPEYTCVYRFRVHGEAPSA; this is translated from the exons ATGAACAGGCGCAGTCGGCGCTTGGTGGACGGGGGGTACTACCAGCCCGAGGACGATGGGGCCagcaccagctccaccggctcCGTGAACGGCGGCCAGATCTCCTACCGAGAGAGTCCTGTCAG GATCTTTAAGAAGAAGGTTGCCGGCCGGCGCCAGGTCAGTTCCTCCTGCTGCCTCGCCCATGAGAATGCCTCCAGCGAATCGCTGGGCAGCTACGCAAGCGAGGAGCCAATCAGGGCCGAGGAGTACTGGG GCATTGCTCCCAGCCTGCGGGCTCTCAGCAGCAGTAGCAGGGCGAGCTCTCGCAGCAAGTTCTCCTCGCCCGGCCCCGACAGCCAGCCCGGCTTCAGCTCCCGCTTCTCGGCTGCCGACGGGCACGGGAACTCCTCGGGCTACTCGTCCTCGGAGGAGGGCTGCTGCG GCCCAGCCCAGCCCCACCCGGACACCGAGCCGCAGCTGGGGGTCAAGGATCTCCTCCTGTCGCCAG GCCGAGCTCTGGCGATGCTGTactggtggctgggcacggccTGGTACAGCCTGACCACGGGAGCGTCGCTGCTGGACGTGTTCCTGCTGACCAG GCACACGGGCACGGTGAAGAAGACCATcgccctgctgctgctgctggtgctgctagCTCTGG GCGCGTGGTACTGGTACCCCTTCCTGGCCCTCTCCTCGGGCGGCACGGCTCTGCGCAGCCCTCGCCCTGTGGACCCCGTGGACTCTCCGGCCGGCGTCGGCGCCATCCAG GACGCTGGCGTTCTCGCAAGGCTGTCCGCGCTGGAAGGGGAGCTGGAAGTGATGAAGAGGGAGAGCGAGAGGGAGGGGCCGAGAGGTGCGGGAGGAGCCCAGCAGATCTCCGCCGCAGTCCTGCAGAGTACGCTGGCCGAGAGGGAGGAGAgctggagggaggagagggagcgCGTGCag AAAGAGATCGCGCAACTCAAACAGGATGGAGAGACCATACGGAAAGAGACCGTGGGGAATCTGCAGCGCTTGTCAGAG CGAGTTCAGGCCGAAGTGTCCGACCTCAAATCGTCTCTTAAAAG CTGGCAGTCGGAGGATAGTGCCCGGGCACTGGAGAAGCTGGCCCGCCTGGAGCAGGAGCTGACGGCCCTGCAGACCGACCTCACCACGCTGCACACAGAGCAGCGCACGCTGAGAGACCGGCTGGACAACCTGGACGCCTTCAAAACCCAG ATGCGCTCCGAGCTGGCAGAGTGGCTGGCGCAGTACCTCTCCAGCCCACCGGACGGCGCCGTGCCCGTGGTCCTGCGACCAGAGCTGCAGGAAGCCCTGCAGCGGCTGGAGGAGAAGATCCTGGCAAAGATGTCCCAGGGCAGAGGTGGCGAAGGGGCCTGGGCCAGCGTTGGGGAGACCCTCAAGGGAGAGGGCGTCGGGGAGGTCACCCTGCAG GATGTTCACAGGATCGTGCGGAGGGCCCTGGCTCTGTACAGGGCGGACGGCATCGGGCTCGCAGACTACGCCCTGGAATCTGCAG GTGCCAGTGTGGTCAATACCCGCTGCTCTGAGACGTACGAGACCAAGACGGCGCTGCTGAGCCTGTTCGGGATCCCCATGTGGTACCACTCCCAGAGTCCGCGcaccatcatccag ccgGATGTGAATCCGGGGAATTGCTGGGCGTTCCGGGGGTCCCATGGCTTCGCGGTGATTCAGCTCTCCACGCCCATCCGCCCAACTGCCGTGAGCCTGGAGCACATCCCCAAAGTGCTGTCCCCATCTGGCCGCATAGACAGCGCGCCCCGAGACTTCACCGTCTAC GGAATGGATGATGAAAAGCAGGAGGAAGGGACTCTGCTGGGAAAATTCACGTATGATCAAGATGGCGACTCGATACAGACATTCACCTTACCG GGCCCGGCGCCAGAGGCCTACCCACTGGTGGAGCTGCGTGTCCTGAGCAACTGGGGGCACCCCGAGTACACCTGCGTCTACCGCTTCCGGGTTCACGGAGAGGCCCCCAGCGCGTGA
- the LOC107078862 gene encoding SUN domain-containing protein 2-like isoform X1, translated as MNRRSRRLVDGGYYQPEDDGASTSSTGSVNGGQISYRESPVRIFKKKVAGRRQVSSSCCLAHENASSESLGSYASEEPIRAEEYWGIAPSLRALSSSSRASSRSKFSSPGPDSQPGFSSRFSAADGHGNSSGYSSSEEGCCGPAQPHPDTEPQLGVKDLLLSPACLNPSCSLRPSGRALAMLYWWLGTAWYSLTTGASLLDVFLLTRHTGTVKKTIALLLLLVLLALGAWYWYPFLALSSGGTALRSPRPVDPVDSPAGVGAIQDAGVLARLSALEGELEVMKRESEREGPRGAGGAQQISAAVLQSTLAEREESWREERERVQKEIAQLKQDGETIRKETVGNLQRLSERVQAEVSDLKSSLKSWQSEDSARALEKLARLEQELTALQTDLTTLHTEQRTLRDRLDNLDAFKTQMRSELAEWLAQYLSSPPDGAVPVVLRPELQEALQRLEEKILAKMSQGRGGEGAWASVGETLKGEGVGEVTLQDVHRIVRRALALYRADGIGLADYALESAGASVVNTRCSETYETKTALLSLFGIPMWYHSQSPRTIIQPDVNPGNCWAFRGSHGFAVIQLSTPIRPTAVSLEHIPKVLSPSGRIDSAPRDFTVYGMDDEKQEEGTLLGKFTYDQDGDSIQTFTLPGPAPEAYPLVELRVLSNWGHPEYTCVYRFRVHGEAPSA; from the exons ATGAACAGGCGCAGTCGGCGCTTGGTGGACGGGGGGTACTACCAGCCCGAGGACGATGGGGCCagcaccagctccaccggctcCGTGAACGGCGGCCAGATCTCCTACCGAGAGAGTCCTGTCAG GATCTTTAAGAAGAAGGTTGCCGGCCGGCGCCAGGTCAGTTCCTCCTGCTGCCTCGCCCATGAGAATGCCTCCAGCGAATCGCTGGGCAGCTACGCAAGCGAGGAGCCAATCAGGGCCGAGGAGTACTGGG GCATTGCTCCCAGCCTGCGGGCTCTCAGCAGCAGTAGCAGGGCGAGCTCTCGCAGCAAGTTCTCCTCGCCCGGCCCCGACAGCCAGCCCGGCTTCAGCTCCCGCTTCTCGGCTGCCGACGGGCACGGGAACTCCTCGGGCTACTCGTCCTCGGAGGAGGGCTGCTGCG GCCCAGCCCAGCCCCACCCGGACACCGAGCCGCAGCTGGGGGTCAAGGATCTCCTCCTGTCGCCAG CCTGTCTGAATCCCTCTTGCTCTCTGCGCCCCTCAGGCCGAGCTCTGGCGATGCTGTactggtggctgggcacggccTGGTACAGCCTGACCACGGGAGCGTCGCTGCTGGACGTGTTCCTGCTGACCAG GCACACGGGCACGGTGAAGAAGACCATcgccctgctgctgctgctggtgctgctagCTCTGG GCGCGTGGTACTGGTACCCCTTCCTGGCCCTCTCCTCGGGCGGCACGGCTCTGCGCAGCCCTCGCCCTGTGGACCCCGTGGACTCTCCGGCCGGCGTCGGCGCCATCCAG GACGCTGGCGTTCTCGCAAGGCTGTCCGCGCTGGAAGGGGAGCTGGAAGTGATGAAGAGGGAGAGCGAGAGGGAGGGGCCGAGAGGTGCGGGAGGAGCCCAGCAGATCTCCGCCGCAGTCCTGCAGAGTACGCTGGCCGAGAGGGAGGAGAgctggagggaggagagggagcgCGTGCag AAAGAGATCGCGCAACTCAAACAGGATGGAGAGACCATACGGAAAGAGACCGTGGGGAATCTGCAGCGCTTGTCAGAG CGAGTTCAGGCCGAAGTGTCCGACCTCAAATCGTCTCTTAAAAG CTGGCAGTCGGAGGATAGTGCCCGGGCACTGGAGAAGCTGGCCCGCCTGGAGCAGGAGCTGACGGCCCTGCAGACCGACCTCACCACGCTGCACACAGAGCAGCGCACGCTGAGAGACCGGCTGGACAACCTGGACGCCTTCAAAACCCAG ATGCGCTCCGAGCTGGCAGAGTGGCTGGCGCAGTACCTCTCCAGCCCACCGGACGGCGCCGTGCCCGTGGTCCTGCGACCAGAGCTGCAGGAAGCCCTGCAGCGGCTGGAGGAGAAGATCCTGGCAAAGATGTCCCAGGGCAGAGGTGGCGAAGGGGCCTGGGCCAGCGTTGGGGAGACCCTCAAGGGAGAGGGCGTCGGGGAGGTCACCCTGCAG GATGTTCACAGGATCGTGCGGAGGGCCCTGGCTCTGTACAGGGCGGACGGCATCGGGCTCGCAGACTACGCCCTGGAATCTGCAG GTGCCAGTGTGGTCAATACCCGCTGCTCTGAGACGTACGAGACCAAGACGGCGCTGCTGAGCCTGTTCGGGATCCCCATGTGGTACCACTCCCAGAGTCCGCGcaccatcatccag ccgGATGTGAATCCGGGGAATTGCTGGGCGTTCCGGGGGTCCCATGGCTTCGCGGTGATTCAGCTCTCCACGCCCATCCGCCCAACTGCCGTGAGCCTGGAGCACATCCCCAAAGTGCTGTCCCCATCTGGCCGCATAGACAGCGCGCCCCGAGACTTCACCGTCTAC GGAATGGATGATGAAAAGCAGGAGGAAGGGACTCTGCTGGGAAAATTCACGTATGATCAAGATGGCGACTCGATACAGACATTCACCTTACCG GGCCCGGCGCCAGAGGCCTACCCACTGGTGGAGCTGCGTGTCCTGAGCAACTGGGGGCACCCCGAGTACACCTGCGTCTACCGCTTCCGGGTTCACGGAGAGGCCCCCAGCGCGTGA